From Antennarius striatus isolate MH-2024 chromosome 9, ASM4005453v1, whole genome shotgun sequence, one genomic window encodes:
- the si:ch211-257p13.3 gene encoding kinesin-like protein KIFC3: protein MYAFYSLLVYIFYTVFKKEEEEELDGTSSDEPGSVSMETGGRRKDGHTSKLGNKACAQLSESSSSSDSDEMSLSDEDEEDGPEIPACTPLAAFLSFKQEAEKRRTSQVQLETTGKVLESPLVVVMSHLLSFLEQYSHFQQLQQQADQYRVQLKRHRVQHRRQMKALRASYRQRLRDKNSVIGSLEEAIGQQQTPSPLNEDESSSDAGTHTGVHRLVESLNDLQGERSKLRGELRLLHSQLEQRERDRHCRIQAFQQQIDELKGCIEEREEELSRLRTATGATDSEKRVLCLSAENESLKQNLSLTQGLLQQLSTIPSQSSTMLVKENENLRSRVQQLEVTLQQRAEQLSHLERQSDQSEWRRAEELKKRDNTVRELQLELDKERGKEPVVKHITQTVEVESPATLKHLTKARQKNELLSEKLSIQNVRCKQLEEQIRKSDEYSCNLQHKIAAYEREISKLKEELLKEIGHLEERKEEAVKAAANCSAEHFQNLQDQFFSLQKRLTALPPTLRSMKTDYASLRSQVRNFSEFYGAAINDAKKQISAAINTMSDANKDLLEKYRKEVALRRKYHEQLVELKGNIRVLCRVKPVLKEDQHEEGPSVVVTTDPNNESSLSVLSKGKGRVFELDKVFHPQATQDEVFQEIQPLVTSSIDGYHVCIFAYGQTGSGKTYTMEGNVENPGINQRAIKHLFSEIEDRKDMWSYTVTVSSVEIYNEVLRDLLCKVGEKLDIKINPDGTGQLHVPGLRVIEVKNFQHIKKILAISRRNRITFGTQMNQHSSRSHALLCITVQGTDLATGSKTTGKLNLVDLAGSERVWKSGAEGERLKEAQNINRSLLALGDVIQALRARQTHIPFRNSRLTYLLQDSLGNGSKTAMVVQVSALESNVGETLCSLKFAQRVCKVELGPATRKIESGGGQCD, encoded by the exons ATGTACGCTTTCTATTCCCTTCTAGTCTACATATTCTACACTGTCTttaagaaggaagaggaggaagagttggATGGAACTTCCTCAGAC GAGCCAGgatctgtttccatggaaacaggaggcagaaggaAAGATGGCCACACCTCCAAATTGGGAAATAAGGCTTGTGCTCAGCTTAGTGAGTCAA GCAGTAGCAGTGACAGTGATGAAATGTCTCttagtgatgaagatgaagaggatggcCCTGAGATTCCAGCCTGTACTCCTCTTGCCGCCTTTCTTTCATTCAAGCAGGAGGCTGAGAAGAGGAGGACCTCGCAAGTCCAGCTAGAAACCACTGGAAAG GTATTGGAGTCTCCCCTGGTGGTGGTGATGTCCCACTTGCTGTCTTTTCTGGAGCAGTACTCCCACTTCCAGCAGCTACAGCAGCAGGCTGACCAGTATCGGGTCCAGCTGAAGAGACACCGTGTCCAACACCGTCGGCAGATGAAGGCCCTGCGGGCATCCTACCGCCAGCGTCTCAGAGATAAGAACAGCGTCATCGGCAGCCTGGAGGAGGCCATTGGTCAACAGCAGACACCTAGTCCACTGAACGAGG ATGAGTCCAGCAGTGATGCAGGGACACATACTGGGGTCCACAGGCTGGTGGAGTCTTTGAATGATCTACAGGGTGAGAGGAGTAAACTGAGAGGAGAACTCCGTCTGCTGCATTCACAGctggagcagagggagagagacagacactgtCGGATACAGGCCTTTCAGCAGCAG ATTGATGAGCTCAAGGGCTGCATAGAGGAGCGTGAGGAGGAGCTGTCGAGACTGAGAACAGCCACC GGGGCCACGGACTCAGAGAAGAGGGTTCTGTGTCTGTCAGCAGAGAACGAGAGTCTGAAGCAGAACCTGAGTCTTACCCAAGGCCTCCTACAGCAGCTGTCAACAATCCCCTCCCAGTCCAGCACCATGCTCGTCAAG GAGAACGAAAACCTCCGCAGCAGagtgcagcagctggaggtgaCCCTGCAGCAGCGTGCTGAGCAGCTGTCACACCTGGAGCGACAGAGTGACCAAAGTGAatggaggagagcagaggagctgaagaaaCGCGATAACACAGTGAGGGAGCTGCAGCTGGAGTTGGACAAAGAAAGAGGCAAGGAGCCAGTCGTCAAG CACATCACCCAGACTGTGGAAGTGGAATCACCCGCCACATTAAAGCATTTGACTAAGGCCAGACAGAAGAATGAACTTCTGTCTGAAAAGCTGTCTATTCAGAATGTGAGGTGCAAACAGCTGGAGGAACAAATAAGGAAGTCAGATGAATACAGCTGTAACCTGCAGCACAAG ATTGCAGCTTATGAGAGAGAAATAAGTAAACTGAAAGAGGAGCTGTTGAAGGAGATTGGCCAtttggaggagaggaaggaggaagctgTGAAGGCTGCTGCCAACTGTTCCGCCGAACACTTTCAAAATCTGCAGGACCAGTTCTTTA GCTTGCAGAAGCGTCTGACAGCACTCCCTCCAACTTTACGATCCATGAAAACAGACTATGCCAGTCTGAGGAGCCAGGTTCGAAACTTCTCAGAGTTTTATGGGGCAGCTATCAATGACGCAAAAAAACAG ATTTCAGCAGCAATCAATACAATGTCAGATGCCAACAAAGATCTTCTAGAGAAATACAGAAAGGAGGTTGCCCTGCGCAGGAAGTATCATGAGCAGTTGGTGGAGCTAAAAG GAAACATCCGAGTGCTGTGTCGTGTGAAGCCTGTGCTAAAAGAAGACCAGCATGAGGAGGGTCCGTCTGTGGTGGTGACTACAGACCCCAACAACGAGTCCTCACTAAGTGTGCTGAGCAAAGGAAAGGGTCGCGTCTTTGAGCTGGACAAGGTTTTCCACCCTCAGGCTACACAGGATGAG gTCTTCCAGGAGATTCAGCCTCTTGTGACATCCTCCATTGATGGATACCACGTCTGCATATTTGCATATGGGCAAACTGGCTCTGGCAAAACCTATACCATGGAG GGCAATGTTGAGAACCCAGGCATTAACCAAAGAGCCATTAAACATCTCTTCAGTGAGATTGAGGACAGGAAGGACATGTGGTCTTATACTGTTACTGTCAGCTCTGTGGAAATCTACAATGAGGTGCTGAG AGATCTGCTGTGTAAAGTTGGAGAGAAACTGGACATAAAGATCAATCCAGATGGAACAGGACAACTGCATGTGCCTGGCCTCAGAGTCATTGAAGTTAAGAACTTTCAGCACATCAAGAAG ATTTTAGCCATTTCCCGAAGAAACAGGATCACATTTGGTACTCAGATGAACCAGCACAGCTCCCGCTCCCATGCACTTCTCTGCATCACAGTTCAGGGCACTGACCTCGCAACCGGGTCCAAAACTACAG GAAAGTTGAACCTGGTGGACCTGGCTGGTTCTGAGAGAGTATGGAAGTCTGGTGCCGAGGGAGAGAGGCTGAAAGAGGCCCAGAATATTAATCGTTCCTTGCTGGCACTGGGGGATGTAATTCAGGCGCTGAGAGCTCGGCAGACTCATATCCCTTTCAGGAACTCCCGCCTTACGTACTTATTACAAGACTCCCTGGGCAATGGCAGCAAGACTGCCATGGTGGTTCAG GTGTCTGCTCTGGAGAGCAACGTTGGAGAAACACTGTGCTCACTGAAGTTTGCTCAGAGGGTGTGTAAAGTGGAGCTGGGTCCTGCAACCAGGAAGATCGAGTCTGGTGGTGGACAGTGCGACTGA
- the cep72 gene encoding LOW QUALITY PROTEIN: centrosomal protein of 72 kDa (The sequence of the model RefSeq protein was modified relative to this genomic sequence to represent the inferred CDS: substituted 1 base at 1 genomic stop codon), whose amino-acid sequence MAANCLTTLTEQWIRDKLRLKHQCLGDVRSLTLPGTREEKIRHLGNALVNFVRLKSLDLSYNALVSVKGVQHVRALERLILYYNCIPSPEDVKELYQLPALRELDLRLNPLTKSHPNYRLLLVHNMSSLRKLDGCSIKDTERKIALMQFSSDLPQQNSPTVSQAVGQRSSDPRLAAVKRFIQRQSLLTDTNDMVLNFLATTQGKEPHGDESTDYSEQRSSTPMQEDARSILRYPPTGYGIKQSTMPHPKVPSQNRSFTSLKVTDRPKVTFDPYVEKHNPENQEQKILPKQSRQAAQGHFTPNPNQSYGHSSSFGNVCPPSTHQPDLNLSDPSNPVLHPPRLTYSSFNNTEGSFHLPQEEKRKRGCYRKPLEMLLNLVDKHWREERSLQQNNNFLSQAVHILSMMETDISSREAEVKTLKRENDALTFQLAAQEEKNKTELSCISAQLEEARSEAGQLKEQLKTVLGENVSLQKQLSRLERRCLKSMMKCSQDFKINEVQTEIEDLKREIAVLREKVQESEKGTELXNLLQECHSLGAG is encoded by the exons ATGGCGGCGAATTGTTTAACAACATTAACAGAGCAATGGATACGAGATAAACTGCGCTTAAAACATCAATGTCTCG GTGATGTCAGGTCACTGACCCTCCCAGGAACCCGTGAGGAGAAGATCAGACATCTGGGAAACGCACTGGTGAACTTCGTCCGTCTGAAGTCTCTGGACCTCTCGTACAACGCGCTCGTCTCCGTGAAG GGGGTGCAACATGTCAGAGCGCTGGAGAGGCTGATCCTGTACTATAACTGCATACCTTCACCTGAAGATGTGAAGGAGTTGTATCAGCTACCGGCTTTGAGAGAGCTGGACCTCCGGCTCAACCCGCTGACCAAGAGTCACCCGAACTACCGCCTGCTGCTGGTGCACAACATGTCCAGCCTTCGCAAA CTAGATGGCTGTTCTATCAAAGATACAGAACGAAAAATCGCATTAATGCAGTTCTCCTCTGACCTGCCTCAACAAAACAGTCCGACTGTCAGTCAGGCTGTTGGACAAAG AAGCAGTGATCCGAGACTGGCTGCAGTGAAGCGCTTCATCCAGAGGCAGTCTCTCCTGACCGACACCAATGATATGGTGTTGAATTTTTTGGCAACCACCCAAGGGAAAG AACCCCATGGGGACGAATCAACAGATTATTCAGAACAAAGGAGTTCTACTCCAATGCAG GAAGATGCTAGATCCATTCTCAGATATCCCCCCACAGGATATG GTATCAAACAGTCCACCATGCCACATCCAAAGGTTCCTTCTCAGAATAGAAGCTTCACCTCATTAAAAGTGACTGACAGACCAAAGGTGACCTTCGACCCCTACGTAGAGAAACATAACCCTGAAAATCAAGAGCAAAAGATTCTCCCAAAACAAAGCAGACAAGCAGCCCAGGGACATTTCACCCCAAATCCCA ATCAAAGTTATGGTCACAGCTCTTCATTTGGTAATGTCTGCCCTCCCAGTACTCATCAGCCAGATTTGAATCTGTCTGACCCCTCTAATCCCGTTTTACATCCTCCGAGACTGACTTACTCTAGCTTCAACAACACAGAGGGCAGTTTTCACCTTCCacaagaagaaaagaggaaaagg GGTTGTTACAGGAAACCCCTTGAGATGCTACTAAACCTTGTGGACAAACACTGGAGAGAAGAAAGGTCactgcaacaaaacaacaacttcctgt CTCAGGCAGTCCACATCCTGTCTATGATGGAAACTGATATCTCCAGTCGGGAGGCTGAGGTCAAGACACTGAAACGTGAAAATGATGCACTGACTTTCCAACTGGCGGCACAAGAGGAAAAGAACAAAACTGAACTCTCTTGCATCTCTGCTCAACTGGAGGAAGCTCGCAGTGAAGCT GGACAACTAAAGGAGCAGCTGAAGACAGTGTTGGGGGAAAATGTGTCTCTGCAGAAACAGCTCTCCAGGCTAGAACGACGGTGTCTAAAGTCTATGATGAAATGTTCACAAGATTTTAAGATTAATG AGGTTCAGACTGAAATAGAAGACCTGAAGAGAGAGATTGCAGTGTTGCGTGAGAAAGTCCAGGAGTCCGAGAAAGGCACAGAATTGTAAAATTTGCTTCAAGAATGCCACAG CCTTGGGGCTggataa